The Mangrovivirga cuniculi genomic sequence TTAGCGTTGTTTCTGTGCCATTGATCGTGTCAATTTCATTAAACCCACTATTTCCTGCTGCACGGAATACTCTGTAAATATTGTTGTCAGAAAGATTAAAGTTCAATGTTATCCTACCATCATTAGAAGATGCATTTTCAGTGATTACCTCTTCAAAATCAGTCTGGGTCAAAGAGCCCGGAATAGGAATTACTGATTCAGTTTCATTTGGACAATTTTGTGCATCACCCTGATTGAATCCTCTAACAGTAACATTAAAAGGACCAGCTAAAGTATAAACATGTCTTACTTGCTCTGCTGGAGAGGATACAATATCGCTTGAACCATCATTGTAGAAAATTTCAAAATTGTCAAAATTCGGATCTTTTGAAAAATCGATCAGAATCTCATTGTTTTTACAGGTAAAAATGTCAAAATCAGGTGCTGTCCCTGAGGGTAAAATTTTTACAGTGAGAAAATCCAAAGGCGGATCTCCTCCGGCAGCAGAGGAATTTCTGACATATGCTATAGTATAGGTGCCTGGTTCTGTATAGGTAAATGATTGGTCAGTATCAAGAACAAGGTCCTGGCCTTGATTATAGTCAAATATATATCCATCCGCAGGATCTGAAACAATATTTGTAGTAGCTGTTACAGTAAGATCAGCGCATCCTGATGCATAGTCAACTGTAAACCATCCGTTGTCACTATCAACTTGTCCAAATGTAAATTGAAAGTGACATAGGATGAATAAAATAAATAAAAGGCTCTTTGTTATATTAATATTTATCGATCTCAACACGTTTTAAAAAATTAGATGCATTGACAATGTCATCATGTAAAACACGGTCAATATCTATAAACGAAACATCTTTACAAAAATTATTGAGAAAATCTTCAAGTAAAGGACTTGTTTTCAATGGTCTTCTAAAGGAAATGGCTTGAGAAGCACAGATTAACTCAATCCCGAGAATAGAATAAAGGTTATCAATAACCTTGAAAGCTTTAACAGCTGAATTTGCACCCATACTGACATGATCTTCCTGTCCGTTTGAAGAAACAATTGAATCAGTGGAAGAAGGTACGGCTAGTTGCTTATTACTGCTTACCATAGATGCAGCAGTATATTGAGGAATCATCAATCCTGAATTCAAGCCTGGTTTTGCAACTAGAAAATCAGGCAGGTCTCTGGAACCACTTACTAATTGAAAAGTGCGTCGTTCAGATATATTGCCAAGCTCAGCCAGTGCAATAGCTAAAAAGTCAAGAGCTAATGCTAAAGGCTGCCCATGGAAATTACCACCACTGATTATTTCATTTTCTTCAGGAAAAATATTCGGATTATCAGTAACACAGTTTACTTCGGTTACAAATACATCATAAGTATATTTTAAGGCATCCTTGCTTGCCCCATGCACCTGAGGAATACATCTGAATGAATATGGATCTTGCACATGTTTCTTAGCCTGCTTAATCAATTCGCTACCTTCTAATAATTTCCTGATTCGTTCTGCAGTGGCAATCTGGCCTTTTTGAGGTCTGATTTTATGAACAAGTGCATTAAATGGTTCAATTCTTCCATCAAAAGCATCCAAAGATGTAGCTCCGATAACATCTGCAAGAGTACTGATTCTTTTTGCATGGATAAGACACCAAACTCCAAAAGCACTCATGAACTGGGTTCCATTTAATAAAGCAAGACCTTCTTTAGCTTGAAGTTGAATTGGTTCCCAACCCATAATGGTATTAATTTCTTTCCCACTCAGAACATCATCTTTATAATGTACTTTTCCCTCTCCAATCAAAGGAAGGCATAGGTGAGCTAAAGGCGCAAGGTCTCCAGAAGCTCCCAAAGAGCCATATTCATATATTATTGGAGTAATGTTATTATTGAACATCCCGATCAATCGTTCAACTGTTGAAAGTTGAACCCCGGAATTACCATAAGAAAGAGATTGAATCTTCAATAATAGCATTATTCGAACGATCTTCGGATCGATTTCTTTTCCCGATCCGCAAGCATGAGATTTTACCAGGTTTTCCTGTAGTTTCCCCAGGTCTTCTTTGCTAATGCTATGCTTGTATAGAGAACCAAAGCCGGTGTTTATTCCATAAATTGGCTGATCAGACTCTTTTATAGTTTTATCGAGATATTCGCGACACTTAATAATGTTGTTCTTTGCTTCGTCAGAAAGCTCAACCTCAATATTATGAGTTACCAGATCATTGATCTTATCAAAGTCCAGATGCTCACTGGAAATAAGATGTTTTTCTTTTTGCATTACTTAGGGGTTATGGGTTTTTTCTGTTATTTCAATTTCTCAATGATTTGGTCAATAGTAAGAGATTCCTGATCTCCGGTTTTCATATTTTTAAATGAAAGTAATCCACTTTTAATTTCTTCACTGCCAATAACTATTACAAAAGGGATGTTTTTATTATTTGCATAAGTGAATTGCTTTTTTGGCTTCGCAATGTCCGGATAGATTTCTGATGAAATATCATTTGCCCTGAGTTTAGAAATAACTCCCAGACCATATTTGAGAGACTCATTATCAAAATGAGCGATCATGACATCGATTGTTTTCAATCCTTCATCAGGAAACAGGTTTAATTCTTCCATTACATCATAGATGCGGTCAACTCCAAATGAAAAACCAACTCCTGAAAGTCCGGGCATTCCAAAAACTCCGGTCAGATCATCATATCTTCCACCACCACTGATGCTACCCATTTTTACATTTAATGGCTTTACCTCGAATATAGCCCCGGTATAATAACTAAGACCTCTTGCTAAGGTGAGGTCCAGAGAAACTTTATCTGTAGGGGTGTTGGTTGTATCAAGTATTTCGAAAATTTCTTTGATTTCTTCGGTTCCTTTCTTTCCGGTTTCTGAGTCAGAGAATAATGATTCCAATTCGGATATTTTGTTCTGATTTGGCCCGGAAAGATCTAAAACAGGCAGGATCTTATTCAGTGACTCATCACTAAATCCTTTACTTTTTAGTTCTTCAACTACTTTATCGATCCCGATTTTATCGAGCTTATCGATTGCTACAAGAAGGTCACTTTCTTTATCACTTGCTCCGGCCAGTTCTGCCAGTGCTCCGAGAAGTTTTCTGTTGTTTATTTTGATCTCATAATTCTCCAAGCCCAGTTTTCCGAAAACTTCCGTCATCATCATGATTATTTCAGCTTCGCAGATAAGTGAATCCGTACCCACAACATCTGCATCACACTGAAAAAATTCTCTGTATCTACCTTTTTGAGGCCTGTCTGCACGCCATACTGGTTGTATCTGGTATCTTTTGAAAGGAAGATTGACATTGTGTCTGTTCATTACCACGTACCGGGCAAATGGAACAGTAAGGTCGTATCTGAGACCTTTTTCAGCTATTTTAGGCAACATAGCTTTCTCACCCGATTCATATTCAGCGGGGGAAGTTTTTTTGAGAAATTCACCAGAATTCAGAATTTTAAAAAGTAACTGATCCCCTTCATCTCCATATTTTCCTGTTAAAACCGAGAGATTTTCCATCGAAGGAGTCTCCAAAGGTTGAAAGCCATATTTTTCGAAGGTTCTTTTTATCTTATTAAAGATATAATTTCTTCTGGCCATCTGTTCCGGTCCGAAATCTCTGGTTCCTTTTGGTAATGAAGGTTTTTGCATTTTATAAGCTACTTTAAAATTTTTGCACAAAACTAGGAAATATTCCTCCTAACTGCTATTCGAAGCATGGGATATGCTGATAGAATTATTAAAATGAATTATTATTTAAGATAATTTTAGCGATTTATATCTTAATATTTAGCGAGATTGAAAAAATATTGTACTTTTGCATTCCAATTAACAATACAGAAATAAGAATTTAAAATTATATATAGCGATGGCAGTTACTAGATTAAAAAGAAAAGCGCTTAAAAATAAAGCAAGATCTGCACAGAGAAAGCAAAAAATGAAGATTCAAAATTTTCAGCCTACTATAAATAAGGTAGATGTTGAAGAGGCTGCTGCAGAATTCAAGAAAGCACCAAAGAAACCTGCAAAAAAGGTTGCTAAGGAAGAAGAGAAAAAAGCAGAAAAGAAAGAAGATTAATTTTTCTTTGTTTATGAAAATACAATGCCCTGTTTCTGACAGGGCATTTTTTATTTAAGAGAGGCGCGTTTCCCCAATTCAATTACTTCAAGATCTGAAATATTACCTGCATTAATTGAAAATCGAAGGACTGTTTTGATTTTATGAAAACCTGTTTTCCCTGCAGCACCCGGGTTCATGTGAATAAGGTTTCTTTCCCGATCGGGAATTACCTTCAGAATATGAGAATGACCACAGATAAATAGACCGGGCTTTATTTCTTCTAATTTTTTCTTAATTCTGGAAGTGTATTTTGGAGGGTATCCACCAATATGAGTAATCCACACCTTTAAACCTTCTATTGTAAATATTTGATCTTCAGGAACCTCCTTAATAACATCACTTCCATCAATATTTCCGTAAACTGCCCTGACAGGTTTGAAATTTTCTAGAGTATGTAAGACTGATATATCACCAATATCTCCTGCATGCCAGATCTCATCACACTCTTCAAAATATTTAAGAACATTTTCTTCAAGGTGAGAATGTGTATCTGATATCAAGCCAATCCTCATAATTCTTTGGTCTTTTTTATTCGGGTTTGAATTTTATCACATGTAATCTCCTTATAAATGATATTCCCAACAAGTTTTGACTTTCCTTTATTAATACTGATCATTTCTTCTGCAAGCTCAATCATATTTTTGTTCAGGGGAATGTTTCGTTTTCCAATTTGTCTGCCTGCCCAGTCTATAGCTTTCAATACAATTCTTTCTTTTTCGCAAATGCTTCTATTTTTTATCAGGTCAAAATATTTCTCAAATTCTTCATTTTTTAATTTTTTATTATGAACTGCTGATGAAGCAATAGTTGCAAAAGAGGCTCTTCGTTTAAATGTATGTTCCGAATCAGCCCATTCATAAATCAAATCACCATAAAATGTAGTTTTATCAAGGAGGTCCATACATAGATGGTCGCAGACTGCCCAATTGTCCAGGTCTTGGGCCCAGCCTTCTATTATTTGCCTTTTTATCGTTTTGGGGTCAGCTATCATTGATGATAAAATACGAGCTTCCAGATATCCCGTGTTCCATAACTTTTGGGCCAAATCATTATTTTTTGGTTTAATGGTTTTGGCGATTCTTCTTATTTCGGGATTTCGCACACCAAAAGATTTATTAGATGAGATACCGAACTTTTGTTTCCCAATTCGGTCCCTCTCAGAACCAGCTTGTTTAAGTTTATTTATGATCCAATTCAATCTATTTTCAATATTCATATTTGTATAATTTCTTACACTTGTTTATAAAAGTACATTGAAATAGAATTTGATGAAACAAAATCTAATCAATGTGCGTAAATTTGTATTATATAAAGAGTTTTCCAATGAGCTTTTTGTATCTGTTGATTGTTTTTGTTTTTTTTTAATTATAAATCTATGTTGGACCGGAGAATTTTCTCAGGACTGTTGTTTTTTTGTGTTTATTCAATTCAAATTCTCGGATCAGAAGATTTTTCAGAGAACAGTCTAAAGGCTACAAGATTTACTTCAGAACAAAGCATATCCATCGATGGAGATCTTGATGAAGAGGTCTGGAATGATATTAATTTAGGAAATTCAAAAAAGTTTATTCAACGAGTTCCAGAGAATGGAGCCAAATCAAATTACAGGTCCTCTGTAAAGGTTATTTACGATGATTTTGCAATCTATGTTGCTGCGAAGTTATATGATCCAAATCCTTCAGATATCCCTGTTGAAATGGGAGAGAGAGATAATCGTGGGTTGAATTCTGATTATTTCGGAGTGTTTTTTGACACCTATGCCAAAGGTCAAAATGCATTTGGATTTCAAGTAACATCCGCAAATGTTCAGGCAGATGTCTATTATACTCAATCTGGTGATGATACAAACTGGGATGCAGTTTGGAGTAGTGCAGTTAAGATCACTGATGAAGGCTGGCAGATTGAAATGAAAATTCCTTATTCAGCATTGAGGTTTCCCGAGAATGAAATTCAAAACTGGAATATTAATTTCATGAGAAGAATTCGCGAAACTAATGAGGAGTCCTATTGGAATTTTGTTGATAATTCAGTTTCCGGTTTTGTAAATCAGTTTGGTAAGCTTGAGGGGTTGAGGAATATAAAGCCACCTGTGAGATTACAATTATATCCATTTATTGGATATGTAGGAGTAGTAGAACCTAATGGCAGGATGTCCAATCAGATGTCTTTCGGTATGGATTTGAAATACGGGCTTTCTGATGCTTTTACTCTTGACATGTCACTTATACCTGATTTTAGCCAGGTCCAATCAGATAATGTAGTATTAAACCTTTCTCCGTTCGAAGTTAAGTACGATGAAAACCGTCCTTTTTTCACTGAAGGAATAGAACTTTTTGATAAGAATGGTCTTTTTTATTCAAGGAGAATCGGGCAGTCATCAGGAGAAATTGCTGGCGAATACTCTGATTTAGATAGTACTGCAATTTTCCCCGGAGACCCGTCGTTAATCAATTCATTAAAAATTTCAGGCAGGACTAAAGGTGGCCTGGGTATCGGATTTTTAAATGCCGTGACCAATAAAACTGAAATGACCGTAATTAATACTGAAACCGGCGAACAGAGAAATGTAACTGTTGATCCATATACTAACTTTAATGTTATGGTTGTGGATCAAAATCTTAAGAACAACTCAAACTTTAGCATTATCAATACAAATGTCACCCGGGGAGAAGGTGGTCGTGATGCTAATGTTACTGGTACAGAAATCAGGCTCAGGGACAAAAAAAATAAATTTCAATTTTATGGCTTTGGAGCGTTAAGCAATGTGTGGGAAAATAATGAAAGTGGAGAAAGAGTTCTTGATCAGGGTTTTTCTTATAGATTATCAGCCAGTAAGATAAGTGGAAACTTAAGATATGGAGTTGACAGAAGTGTTGAATCTGATAATTACGATATAAACGATCTTGGTTTTTTAAGAGCACCTAACGACTTTAATCACAGTGCTTTTATTGGTTATGAAAAGTTTAACCGCTTCGGAATTTTTAACAGGGCCGAGGCCTATGTTTCAGCATCTTACAATATGCTTTATGAGCCAAGAGTTTTTACAAGAGCATCAGTAAATACCTCCATTTGGGCACAGACAACTAATTTCTGGAGTTTTGGATGGAATGCATCTTACAGGCCTGTAGATGAAAATGATTATTTTGAACCACGTGTACAGGGAAGATTTTTTAATAAACCCGAGAATTTTAATACCGGAATTAATATTAGTTCTGACAGAAGAAAACGATTTAGCTTTAGAGTAAATGCAGGTTTCTGGACACTTCCTGAGAGAGATCAATTCGATAATTGGGTTTCAATATCTCCAAACTTTAGAGTTTCTAATTCACTCTCTTTAAATTATGACTTGAGTTATTTAAAGGTAAGAAATGAACATGGTTTTGTAGATCTTGAAAGTACAAATGATAACGTAAATATATATTTTGGAAGTAGGGACAGAACTGAGGTGACTAACACTGTATTTGCCAGGTATACTTTTAACCCTAAAATGTTTTTTACGATCAGGGCGAGGCATTACCTTTCAAATGCGAATTACGAGGAGTTTTTTGAACTCGGTGATGACGGAAATATGGATGAGACAGAATTCGGTAATATTTCAGAAAACAGCGCTTCAGAATATAATGTGAATTTTAATTCATTTAATGTTGATTTTGTTTATTCATGGCAGTTTGCTCCGGGAAGCTTTTTAACATTCAGCTGGAAAGATGCAGCTATTGATCAAACTAACATTGTTCAATCTTCTTACAGAGATAATCTCGAAGGTATATTAGATTCAGGGCATACTAATAATTTTTCTTTGAGGCTGACTTATTTTCTGGATTATTTATCTATCCGCAAGGCGTTTAATAAATCTTGATATAATCATCTGTTGATTTTTTAGATATCGACGGAACATAAGTTTTCTCAGCCGGATACCCTATCGGTAATAATAAAAAGGGTCTTTCATTGCCTGGTCTTTCAAGAATATTATGCAGGAAATTCATGGGGCTCGGAGTATGGGTGAGTGTCACTAATCCTGCATTGTGTATAGCTGAAATAAGCATACCACAAGCCAGTCCCACAGATTCATTCACATAATAGTTATTGTGCTTTTCTCCGTTCTCCATTTCGAAAACCCTTTTAAAAACTATAATTAAATATGGTGCTGTTTCAAGAAAAGGCTTGTGGTGATCAGTGCCAAGATGTTCCAGATCTTTTAACCATCTTTCACTCATCCGTGACTCATAGCTTTGCTTTTCTTCTTTCTCAGCTGCTTCTCTGATCTTTCTTTTTATTTCAGGATCCTTTACTACACAAAAAGTCCAGGGTTGTTTATTTGCACCACTTGGGGCTGAGGAAGCTGTTTTCAGGATGTTTTCAATCACCTCGTATGGTACTTCTTTATCGGAATAATCTCGTACAGAACGCCTGTTGAGAGATAGTTCTAATAATGCCTTTGACCTCTCAATCATTTCTTCGTTTGAATAAAAATCCTGGTAATAACGCTGATGAGTGTAACCGTTAACTTCTATTGTGTCTTTTGGATCGATCATTTGAATGTATTTTCAAATTAAAAGAATAAAAGTAAGTAATTCTTTCTTATAATTATGTCAGCTGAAAGCTATCTTTAACAAAAAATCACCTGGAGTTAAGATGAAAAATCTACACATATTGTTATTTATATTAATTTTTATTTTTTCATGTGGTAATGACGATGACCATACGGCAAAATTTAAAGAGGCTAATACTCTTTTAAATAAGGGAGAATATG encodes the following:
- the hutH gene encoding histidine ammonia-lyase, translating into MQKEKHLISSEHLDFDKINDLVTHNIEVELSDEAKNNIIKCREYLDKTIKESDQPIYGINTGFGSLYKHSISKEDLGKLQENLVKSHACGSGKEIDPKIVRIMLLLKIQSLSYGNSGVQLSTVERLIGMFNNNITPIIYEYGSLGASGDLAPLAHLCLPLIGEGKVHYKDDVLSGKEINTIMGWEPIQLQAKEGLALLNGTQFMSAFGVWCLIHAKRISTLADVIGATSLDAFDGRIEPFNALVHKIRPQKGQIATAERIRKLLEGSELIKQAKKHVQDPYSFRCIPQVHGASKDALKYTYDVFVTEVNCVTDNPNIFPEENEIISGGNFHGQPLALALDFLAIALAELGNISERRTFQLVSGSRDLPDFLVAKPGLNSGLMIPQYTAASMVSSNKQLAVPSSTDSIVSSNGQEDHVSMGANSAVKAFKVIDNLYSILGIELICASQAISFRRPLKTSPLLEDFLNNFCKDVSFIDIDRVLHDDIVNASNFLKRVEIDKY
- the hisS gene encoding histidine--tRNA ligase, producing MQKPSLPKGTRDFGPEQMARRNYIFNKIKRTFEKYGFQPLETPSMENLSVLTGKYGDEGDQLLFKILNSGEFLKKTSPAEYESGEKAMLPKIAEKGLRYDLTVPFARYVVMNRHNVNLPFKRYQIQPVWRADRPQKGRYREFFQCDADVVGTDSLICEAEIIMMMTEVFGKLGLENYEIKINNRKLLGALAELAGASDKESDLLVAIDKLDKIGIDKVVEELKSKGFSDESLNKILPVLDLSGPNQNKISELESLFSDSETGKKGTEEIKEIFEILDTTNTPTDKVSLDLTLARGLSYYTGAIFEVKPLNVKMGSISGGGRYDDLTGVFGMPGLSGVGFSFGVDRIYDVMEELNLFPDEGLKTIDVMIAHFDNESLKYGLGVISKLRANDISSEIYPDIAKPKKQFTYANNKNIPFVIVIGSEEIKSGLLSFKNMKTGDQESLTIDQIIEKLK
- a CDS encoding metallophosphoesterase family protein is translated as MRIGLISDTHSHLEENVLKYFEECDEIWHAGDIGDISVLHTLENFKPVRAVYGNIDGSDVIKEVPEDQIFTIEGLKVWITHIGGYPPKYTSRIKKKLEEIKPGLFICGHSHILKVIPDRERNLIHMNPGAAGKTGFHKIKTVLRFSINAGNISDLEVIELGKRASLK
- a CDS encoding DNA alkylation repair protein, translating into MNIENRLNWIINKLKQAGSERDRIGKQKFGISSNKSFGVRNPEIRRIAKTIKPKNNDLAQKLWNTGYLEARILSSMIADPKTIKRQIIEGWAQDLDNWAVCDHLCMDLLDKTTFYGDLIYEWADSEHTFKRRASFATIASSAVHNKKLKNEEFEKYFDLIKNRSICEKERIVLKAIDWAGRQIGKRNIPLNKNMIELAEEMISINKGKSKLVGNIIYKEITCDKIQTRIKKTKEL
- a CDS encoding DUF5916 domain-containing protein — translated: MLDRRIFSGLLFFCVYSIQILGSEDFSENSLKATRFTSEQSISIDGDLDEEVWNDINLGNSKKFIQRVPENGAKSNYRSSVKVIYDDFAIYVAAKLYDPNPSDIPVEMGERDNRGLNSDYFGVFFDTYAKGQNAFGFQVTSANVQADVYYTQSGDDTNWDAVWSSAVKITDEGWQIEMKIPYSALRFPENEIQNWNINFMRRIRETNEESYWNFVDNSVSGFVNQFGKLEGLRNIKPPVRLQLYPFIGYVGVVEPNGRMSNQMSFGMDLKYGLSDAFTLDMSLIPDFSQVQSDNVVLNLSPFEVKYDENRPFFTEGIELFDKNGLFYSRRIGQSSGEIAGEYSDLDSTAIFPGDPSLINSLKISGRTKGGLGIGFLNAVTNKTEMTVINTETGEQRNVTVDPYTNFNVMVVDQNLKNNSNFSIINTNVTRGEGGRDANVTGTEIRLRDKKNKFQFYGFGALSNVWENNESGERVLDQGFSYRLSASKISGNLRYGVDRSVESDNYDINDLGFLRAPNDFNHSAFIGYEKFNRFGIFNRAEAYVSASYNMLYEPRVFTRASVNTSIWAQTTNFWSFGWNASYRPVDENDYFEPRVQGRFFNKPENFNTGINISSDRRKRFSFRVNAGFWTLPERDQFDNWVSISPNFRVSNSLSLNYDLSYLKVRNEHGFVDLESTNDNVNIYFGSRDRTEVTNTVFARYTFNPKMFFTIRARHYLSNANYEEFFELGDDGNMDETEFGNISENSASEYNVNFNSFNVDFVYSWQFAPGSFLTFSWKDAAIDQTNIVQSSYRDNLEGILDSGHTNNFSLRLTYFLDYLSIRKAFNKS
- a CDS encoding nitroreductase family protein gives rise to the protein MIDPKDTIEVNGYTHQRYYQDFYSNEEMIERSKALLELSLNRRSVRDYSDKEVPYEVIENILKTASSAPSGANKQPWTFCVVKDPEIKRKIREAAEKEEKQSYESRMSERWLKDLEHLGTDHHKPFLETAPYLIIVFKRVFEMENGEKHNNYYVNESVGLACGMLISAIHNAGLVTLTHTPSPMNFLHNILERPGNERPFLLLPIGYPAEKTYVPSISKKSTDDYIKIY